One segment of Panicum virgatum strain AP13 chromosome 3K, P.virgatum_v5, whole genome shotgun sequence DNA contains the following:
- the LOC120698830 gene encoding pre-mRNA-splicing factor ATP-dependent RNA helicase DEAH1-like: MAAEGGAEGQLNTWVSDRLMALLGYSQGIVVRLVLRLARECASAGDLAARLVDLAGFPSSPDTAAFAADVFGRLPPRRGQGAGAGDSEYRRQVRDAAALARRQGEFKLLDDVEEEEEGGVDATSCASGSGKRFRKKGVAHPRGDDEEAAALPDPGRNVRRRCPESDEDADEPDEEEEMRRDQAGRAQLERNIRARDEASTRRLMDRKPSRRELDERARRSEAMGRGDTSELRRASRGAYLVMRAKKKVEELGDEIIDEEVMFGGARRTDAEERELKRKKEIYGLVHGSAGEDDGAGGHYYRMPAAYDDAANVDQGKRFSVARQRHDDGGEARGGGKGRAFSEQESWEEQQIRKSQLQFGAKDRGHAGDEYELVFDDAVEFVKATAMSGTEPEDEEDELGDEIDAKAMLQRELQDQRKTLPVYKFRDELLKAIAEHQIIIVVGETGSGKTTQIPQYLHEAGYTANGRRIACTQPRRVAAMSVAARVAQEMGVKLGHEVGYSIRFEDCTSEKTAVKYMTDGMLLREFLGEPDLASYGVVIVDEAHERSVSTDILLGLVKDVARFRPDLKLLISSATLNADKLSDFFDMAPVFKIPGRRYKVDIHYTAAPEADYVDAAVATVLQLHVTQPPGGDILLFLTGQEEIETVEEILRRRTRGLGTRIAELVICPIYANLPTELQAKIFEPAPPGARKVVLATNIAETSLTIDGISYVVDTGFCKVKSYSPRTGAESLLVQPISKASAAQRAGRSGRTGPGKCFRLFTEHSYREDMADETVPEIQRSNLASVVLSLKALGVNDLVGFDFVDPPASEALLRALEDLFALGALNSRGELTKTGRRMAELPLDPMLAKAVVASERYGCSEEVLTVASMLSAGNAVFYRPRDRALLADAARQRFSAGGDHVALLNVYTEWEQSGHSAQWCADHFVQPRTMRRARDVREQLAALMERVEIERRSCSSGDLDAVRKAITAGFFRNTAQRRRDGLYRTIKTWRTVLVHPSSGMARLDPPPRWVVYHELVETSNEYMRQVTEIKPEWQLEVAPHYYQENNLDAPEPKKAKAHGQGAAVAVEKQSPSLNGFFNV; the protein is encoded by the coding sequence ATggccgcggagggcggcgccgaGGGGCAGCTCAACACGTGGGTCTCGGACCGCCTGATGGCGCTGCTGGGTTACTCCCAGGGCATCGTGGTGCGGCTCGTGCTCCGTCTCGCTCGGGAGTGCGCCTCCGCGGGGGACCTCGCGGCGCGGCTGGTCGACCTCGCCGGGTTCCCGTCCTCCCCCGACACCGCCGCCTTCGCGGCGGACGTCTTCGGCaggctgccgccgcgccgcgggcaGGGCGCGGGGGCCGGCGACAGCGAGTACCGGAGGCAGGtgcgggacgcggcggcgctggcgaggaGGCAGGGCGAATTCAAGCTGCTCGAcgacgtggaggaggaggaggagggtggcgTCGACGCGACGTCCTGTGCCAGCGGCAGCGGGAAGCGTTTCAGGAAGAAGGGCGTGGCCCATCCCCGCGGGGACGATGAGGAGGCCGCCGCACTGCCCGATCCGGGACGGAACGTCCGGCGGCGGTGCCCGGAGTcggacgaggacgccgacgagcctgatgaggaggaggagatgaggCGCGATCAGGCTGGCAGGGCCCAGCTCGAACGGAACATCCGGGCGCGCGACGAGGCGAGCACGAGGAGACTGATGGATCGGAAGCCGTCCAGGCGCGAGCTGGACGAGCGCGCTCGCCGATCCGAGGCGATGGGCAGGGGCGACACCTCGGAGCTCAGGCGGGCCTCCCGTGGCGCGTACCTGGTGATGCGCGCAAAGAAGAAGGTTGAGGAGCTGGGGGACGAGATCATCGACGAGGAGGTCATGttcggcggcgcccggcggacGGACGCCGAGGAGAGGGAGCTCAAGCGCAAGAAGGAAATCTACGGCCTTGTCCACGGCAGCGCCGGTGaagacgacggcgccggcggccactaCTACAGGATGCCCGCGGCCTACGACGACGCCGCGAACGTGGACCAGGGGAAGAGGTTCTCGGTGGCGAGACAGCGGCACGACGACGGTGGCGAAGCGAGAGGCGGCGGCAAGGGGAGAGCTTTCTCGGAGCAGGAGTCCTGGGAAGAGCAGCAGATCAGGAAGTCTCAGCTGCAGTTTGGAGCCAAGGATCGCGGCCACGCCGGTGATGAATATGAGCTGGTGTTCGATGACGCCGTCGAGTTCGTCAAGGCCACCGCGATGTCTGGGACCGAGCCGGAAGACGAGGAGGACGAACTGGGCGACGAAATTGATGCCAAGGCAATGTTGCAGAGGGAGCTCCAGGACCAGAGGAAGACGCTCCCGGTGTACAAGTTCAGGGACGAGCTCCTCAAGGCCATTGCCGAGCATCAGATCATCATTGTGGTCGGAGAGACCGGGTCCGGGAAGACGACGCAGATACCGCAGTATCTTCACGAGGCCGGGTACACCGCCAACGGGCGCAGGATCGCGTGCACCCAGCCGCGCCGCGTGGCCGCGATGAGCGTGGCGGCGAGGGTCGCACAGGAGATGGGCGTCAAGCTCGGCCACGAGGTGGGCTACTCCATCCGGTTCGAGGACTGCACGTCGGAGAAGACGGCGGTCAAGTACATGACCGACGGGATGCTCCTCCGCGAGTTCCTCGGCGAGCCGGACCTCGCCAGCTACGGCGTCGTGATCGTGGACGAGGCGCACGAGCGCTCCGTCTCCACCGACATCCTCCTCGGCCTCGTCAAGGACGTGGCCCGCTTCCGGCCGGACCTGAAGCTGCTCATCTCCAGCGCGACGCTCAACGCGGACAAGCTCAGCGACTTCTTCGACATGGCGCCGGTGTTCAAGATCCCCGGGAGGCGGTACAAGGTGGACATCCACTacacggcggcgccggaggccgACTACGTCGACGCGGCCGTGGCCACGGTGCTGCAGCTGCACGTCACGCAGCCCCCCGGCGGCGACATCCTGCTGTTCCTCACGGGGCAGGAGGAGATCGAGACGGTGGAGGAGATCCTCCGGCGCCGGACCAGGGGGCTGGGCACCAGGATCGCGGAGCTGGTGATCTGCCCCATCTACGCGAACCTGCCCACCGAGCTCCAGGCCAAGATCTtcgagccggcgccgccgggcgcgcgcaAGGTGGTGCTCGCCACCAACATCGCCGAGACGTCGCTGACCATCGACGGGATCAGCTACGTGGTCGACACGGGGTTCTGCAAGGTGAAGTCGTACAGCCCGCGCACGGGCGCCGAGTCGCTGCTCGTGCAGCCCATCTCCAAGGCGTCGGCCGCCCAGCGCGCCGGCCGGTCGGGGCGCACCGGCCCGGGCAAGTGCTTCCGCCTCTTCACGGAGCACAGCTACAGGGAGGACATGGCGGACGAGACGGTCCCCGAGATCCAGCGGAGCAACCTGGCCAGCGTGGTGCTCTCGCTCAAGGCGCTGGGGGTCAACGACCTGGTCGGCTTCGACTTCGTGGACCCGCCGGCGTCGGAGGCGCTGCTCCGGGCGCTCGAGGACCTGTTCGCGCTCGGCGCGCTCAACAGCCGCGGCGAGCTGACCAAGACCGGGCGGCGGATGGCGGAGCTCCCGCTCGACCCCATGCTGGCCAAGGCGGTCGTGGCGTCGGAGCGGTACGGGTGCTCGGAGGAGGTGCTCACCGTCGCGTCCATGCTGTCGGCCGGGAACGCCGTCTTCTACCGGCCTAGGGACAGGGCGCtgctcgccgacgccgcgcggCAGCGCTTCAGCGCGGGCGGCGACCACGTCGCGCTGCTCAACGTGTACACCGAGTGGGAGCAGTCGGGGCACTCGGCGCAGTGGTGCGCCGACCACTTCGTGCAGCCGCGCACCATGCGGCGCGCGCGGGACGTGCGGGAGCAGCTGGCGGCGCTGATGGAGCGGGTGGAGATCGAGCGCCGATCCTGCTCCAGCGGCGACCTCGACGCGGTCAGGAAGGCCATCACGGCGGGCTTCTTCCGCAACACTGCGCAGCGGAGGAGGGACGGCCTGTACCGGACCATCAAGACCTGGCGGACGGTGCTCGTGCACCCGAGCTCCGGGATGGCGCGGCTGGACCCGCCGCCGCGTTGGGTGGTGTACCACGAGCTGGTGGAGACGT
- the LOC120698828 gene encoding phospholipase A1-Igamma1, chloroplastic-like isoform X1, whose translation MAPLPCRDLHARLPTLPRRATAHAQVSFPSGAPAPRRPLLTSTASTSASTPLRLIPLAATRDEEEVASLVGHLEPHGVAHGGHQQQHRDDVPQEEEEDDDARRRGARKHREELPARWREIHGRDDWAGLLDPMDPLLRSELIRYGELAQACYDAFDYDPYSRYCGSCKYPRRELFERLGMAGGAARGYAVTRYLYATSNFRLFPAFFPQSRAGAKIWSQSANWIGYVAVSTDEESARLGRRDVAIAWRGTVTRLEWVSDLMDFLRPVAEEGIPCPDPDVKVLAGFADLYTDRDPGCRFCKYSAREQVLTEVRRLVGRYAARGEEVSITVTGHSLGSALAMLSAYDIAESGANVAVAGRAAAPVCVYSFAGPRVGNAAFRRRFESELGVKALRVGNVHDNVTRMPGILVNEGAPEAVRRVAERLLRVPWCYSHVGVELALDHKRSPFLKDTLDPACYHDLEAHLHLIDGYHGRGERFVLASGRDPALVNKACDFLKDHHGVPPCWRQDENKGMVRCRDGRWVQPDRHGWHLDDHDHDHDDDPHHHHHHGHHHRSHRSEGHGGGADGARR comes from the exons atggcgcccctcccctgccgcGACCTCCACGCTCGGCTGCCGACGCtcccccgccgcgccaccgcccacgCACAGGTCTCCTTCCCGAGCGGCGCTCCGGCCCCTCGCCGGCCACTTCTCACCTCCACCGCAAGCACGAGCGCGAGCACGCCGCTGCGGCTCATCCCTCTGGCGGCCACGAgggacgaggaggaggtcgcCTCCCTCGTCGGCCACCTCGAGCCGCACGGCGTCGCGCACGGCGGccatcagcagcagcaccgcGACGACGTCCcgcaggaagaggaggaggacgacgacgctcggcggcgcggcgcgcggaagCACCGGGAGGAGCtgccggcgcggtggcgcgaGATCCACGGGCGCGACGACTGGGCGGGCCTCCTGGACCCGATGGACCCGCTGCTGCGGTCGGAGCTGATCCGGTACGGCGAGCTGGCGCAGGCCTGCTACGACGCGTTCGACTACGACCCCTACTCCCGCTACTGCGGCAGCTGCAAGTACCCGCGGCGGGAGCTGTTCGAGCGGCTGGgcatggcgggcggcgcggcgcgcgggtaCGCCGTGACCCGGTACCTGTACGCGACGTCCAACTTCCGGTTGTTCCCGGCTTTCTTCCCGCAGTCCCGCGCGGGCGCCAAGATCTGGAGCCAGAGCGCCAACTGGATCGGGTACGTGGCCGTGTCGACGGACGAGGAGAGCGCGCGGCTGGGGCGGCGCGACGTCGCCATCGCGTGGCGCGGCACGGTGACGCGCCTCGAGTGGGTGTCGGACCTCATGGACTTCCTGCGGCCCGTGGCGGAGGAGGGCATCCCGTGCCCGGACCCGGACGTGAAGGTGCTGGCCGGGTTCGCGGACCTGTACACGGACCGGGACCCCGGCTGCCGCTTCTGCAAGTACTCGGCGCGGGAGCAGGTGCTGACGGAGGTGCGGCGGCTGGTGGGGCGGTACGCGGCGCGGGGCGAGGAGGTGAGCATCACGGTGACGGGGCACAGCCTGGGCAGCGCCCTGGCGATGCTGAGCGCCTACGACATCGCCGAGTCCGGCGCGAACGTGGCCGtggccgggcgggcggcggcgccggtgtgcGTGTACTCGTTCGCGGGGCCGCGGGTGGGGAAcgcggcgttccggcggcggTTCGAGTCGGAGCTCGGGGTGAAGGCGCTGCGGGTGGGGAACGTGCACGACAACGTGACGCGGATGCCGGGGATCCTGGTGAACGAGGGCGCGCCCGAGGCGGTGCGGCGCGTGGCGGAGCGGCTGCTGCGGGTGCCCTGGTGCTACTCCCACGTCGGCGTGGAGCTGGCGCTCGACCACAAGCGCTCGCCCTTCCTCAAGGACACGCTGGACCCGGCGTGCTACCACGACCTCGAGGCGCACCTCCACCTCATCGACGG GTACCACGGGCGCGGGGAGCGGTTCGTGCTGGCGAGCGGGCGCGACCCGGCGCTGGTGAACAAGGCGTGCGATTTCCTCAAGGACCACCACGGCGTGCCCCCCTGCTGGCGCCAGGACGAGAACAAGGGCATGGTCCGCTGCCGCGACGGCCGCTGGGTGCAGCCCGACCGCCACGGCTGGCACCTGGACGACCACGACCACGACCATGACGACGacccgcaccaccaccaccaccacggccaccaccaccgcagccATCGAAGCGAAGGCCACGGTGGTGGCGCGGACGGCGCCCGGCGGTAA
- the LOC120698828 gene encoding phospholipase A1-Igamma1, chloroplastic-like isoform X2 translates to MAPLPCRDLHARLPTLPRRATAHAQVSFPSGAPAPRRPLLTSTASTSASTPLRLIPLAATRDEEEVASLVGHLEPHGVAHGGHQQQHRDDVPQEEEEDDDARRRGARKHREELPARWREIHGRDDWAGLLDPMDPLLRSELIRYGELAQACYDAFDYDPYSRYCGSCKYPRRELFERLGMAGGAARGYAVTRYLYATSNFRLFPAFFPQSRAGAKIWSQSANWIGYVAVSTDEESARLGRRDVAIAWRGTVTRLEWVSDLMDFLRPVAEEGIPCPDPDVKVLAGFADLYTDRDPGCRFCKYSAREQVLTEVRRLVGRYAARGEEVSITVTGHSLGSALAMLSAYDIAESGANVAVAGRAAAPVCVYSFAGPRVGNAAFRRRFESELGVKALRVGNVHDNVTRMPGILVNEGAPEAVRRVAERLLRVPWCYSHVGVELALDHKRSPFLKDTLDPACYHDLEAHLHLIDGALSTSSRRP, encoded by the exons atggcgcccctcccctgccgcGACCTCCACGCTCGGCTGCCGACGCtcccccgccgcgccaccgcccacgCACAGGTCTCCTTCCCGAGCGGCGCTCCGGCCCCTCGCCGGCCACTTCTCACCTCCACCGCAAGCACGAGCGCGAGCACGCCGCTGCGGCTCATCCCTCTGGCGGCCACGAgggacgaggaggaggtcgcCTCCCTCGTCGGCCACCTCGAGCCGCACGGCGTCGCGCACGGCGGccatcagcagcagcaccgcGACGACGTCCcgcaggaagaggaggaggacgacgacgctcggcggcgcggcgcgcggaagCACCGGGAGGAGCtgccggcgcggtggcgcgaGATCCACGGGCGCGACGACTGGGCGGGCCTCCTGGACCCGATGGACCCGCTGCTGCGGTCGGAGCTGATCCGGTACGGCGAGCTGGCGCAGGCCTGCTACGACGCGTTCGACTACGACCCCTACTCCCGCTACTGCGGCAGCTGCAAGTACCCGCGGCGGGAGCTGTTCGAGCGGCTGGgcatggcgggcggcgcggcgcgcgggtaCGCCGTGACCCGGTACCTGTACGCGACGTCCAACTTCCGGTTGTTCCCGGCTTTCTTCCCGCAGTCCCGCGCGGGCGCCAAGATCTGGAGCCAGAGCGCCAACTGGATCGGGTACGTGGCCGTGTCGACGGACGAGGAGAGCGCGCGGCTGGGGCGGCGCGACGTCGCCATCGCGTGGCGCGGCACGGTGACGCGCCTCGAGTGGGTGTCGGACCTCATGGACTTCCTGCGGCCCGTGGCGGAGGAGGGCATCCCGTGCCCGGACCCGGACGTGAAGGTGCTGGCCGGGTTCGCGGACCTGTACACGGACCGGGACCCCGGCTGCCGCTTCTGCAAGTACTCGGCGCGGGAGCAGGTGCTGACGGAGGTGCGGCGGCTGGTGGGGCGGTACGCGGCGCGGGGCGAGGAGGTGAGCATCACGGTGACGGGGCACAGCCTGGGCAGCGCCCTGGCGATGCTGAGCGCCTACGACATCGCCGAGTCCGGCGCGAACGTGGCCGtggccgggcgggcggcggcgccggtgtgcGTGTACTCGTTCGCGGGGCCGCGGGTGGGGAAcgcggcgttccggcggcggTTCGAGTCGGAGCTCGGGGTGAAGGCGCTGCGGGTGGGGAACGTGCACGACAACGTGACGCGGATGCCGGGGATCCTGGTGAACGAGGGCGCGCCCGAGGCGGTGCGGCGCGTGGCGGAGCGGCTGCTGCGGGTGCCCTGGTGCTACTCCCACGTCGGCGTGGAGCTGGCGCTCGACCACAAGCGCTCGCCCTTCCTCAAGGACACGCTGGACCCGGCGTGCTACCACGACCTCGAGGCGCACCTCCACCTCATCGACGG TGCACTGTCGACCTCGTCACGGCGCCCATAA